The DNA sequence ATCGCAACAGGGACGACGGCGGCGCGCGTCCTCGAAAGCGAATATGATGCGGATGCGATGCGCTTCCGGCGGCTGACCGGAGAGACATCGATATTCATCTATCCGCCGTATCGACCCGTCTGCATCGACGCGCTTATCACCAATTTCCACACGCCGCGTTCAACACTGCTTGCGCTCGTTGCGGCGTTCGCGGGCTTTCAGCACTGCATGAACGCGTACCGGACCGCCCGGGATATGCGCTATCGCTTCTTCTCGTACGGCGACGCGATGTTCATCCATTGACGCGTACGGGCGGCTTGCGCGAAATCTCCACCCCGAGCAGGGTAAGATCATCGTCAGGACGATGCGTGTACGACGCGAGATCGCTCTTTATCCCGTCGACGACACCCGCGATATCGAGCGCACCATGATGCGCCAGCGACTCGGATAGGCGCGCACCACCGAACATCTCGCGTTTATCGGCATGACCGGACAGATCGGTCACACCGTCGGTGTAAAAAACGAATTTATCGCCGGGGCAGAGCGTCATGCACTCTTCGGTGTACGAGACCGCCGGGAATGTCCCGAGTATGGGCCCCCGCGCAGGCAATTCGCTCACGGTACGTCCGCGGCGGAACAGCGGCTGCGGATGTCCCGCATTCGCATAGATGAGCGTATCCGTCTCGCAGTTGAACTGCGCGGCGACCGCGGTGACGAAGTGTGCCGTCGGTATCTGCTGCACGAGGTTCTTATTGATACGTGCGAGCAGTATGCCCGGCGACGGATAGCGTACCGCGTAGGATGCAATCGCCGCCTTGAGCATGGCCGCTATGAGCGCTGAGGACACCCCATGACCGGCAACATCGGCCACGATGACGAGGAAAATATCACGATCGAGCGCGATGACGTCGTAGAGATCGCCGCCGACGCCTTCAATGGGCTGATAATGCGCGGCACAGCGGATGCGCTCTGATGCGGGAAATTCGCGCGGGAGAATATTCCTCTGTATCGCGCGGGCGAGCGTAAGATCGCGGGCATGCATCTTCCTGTTCTGTTCGAGCGAATCCCATTTCGCGATGAGATAGTCGTTCTTCTCCTCAAGGAGCACGATGATGTCGCGGTACTCGCTCACCACGCGTTCTGCATCCGCGCGTTTCATCATCTCCGGACCCGTTCGCGGTGCCGCGGCGTACGCGGAAACAGCGATACCGCCTGCGAGAACGACATAGACCATCATGCTTACTGCGAGGAACGCTGAAGGGATGAGGTTCGGGAATATCACGGCGATGATACCGAGTCCCGCCGCTGAGGCGGAAATTACGGCAATAACAAGGACGCTCGCTCGATGCACAGAACATTCCTTCCTTAACTGGACCTGTAGAACGCGATTGTCCAATAAAAACAAGCTTCTGTCAATGGCATGGCGAACGGGATCATCCCCTTACCCGAACCATCACGTAAGAAAATAAAACCACGGCACAGAGAATGTAAGAGAGTGCAATAAAAAGCATGGAGGATAATGCGCAGAGGGTATCATCTTTCGGGTGAAAATGTTCAGCTGCCCTTCTGTTCTTTCTCGGCCTTTTCTCCGTGGTATCTCTTTATCCTTATGTGAGGATTTGGGCACTACCGTCCACTTGACCGGAGCGCCCGATTTGTGATATTGTACTGTGGCGATACCCCTCAGGACCGGCATATTCCGGCCTTGAGGGCGTCATCGTATTGACCGATAATAGACAATCGAGAGCGGGAACGCAAGGAAATGACATGTTGAATTCAATTGAAGAAGCCGTCGCCGAGATACGCAAAGGCCGCATGATAATCATGGTCGACAATGAGGAGCGGGAGAACGAGGGCGACCTTGTCATGGCGGCGGAAAAGATCACCCCGGAAGCGATCAATTTCATGGCGAAATTCGGGCGCGGACTCATCTGCGTGCCGCTCCCGGATGAACGTATACAGGCGCTTGGCCTCCCCGATATGGTATCGCAGAACACCGATACGCATCGCACGGCATTCACCGTGTCCGTCGACGGCAGGGATACGACCACCGGCATCTCCGCCCATGAGCGCTCACAGACCATCCATGAGCTCCTTGACCCGCGTACCGATCCCTGCAACCTCAAAAAACCGGGCCACATCTTCCCGCTCAAGTATGCGAAGGGCGGCGTGCTCCGCCGTGCCGGACATACCGAGGCTGCGGTGGACATGGCGAAGCTCGCGGGGCTCTATCCCGCCGGCGTCATCTGCGAGATAA is a window from the Spirochaetota bacterium genome containing:
- a CDS encoding PP2C family protein-serine/threonine phosphatase, which gives rise to MHRASVLVIAVISASAAGLGIIAVIFPNLIPSAFLAVSMMVYVVLAGGIAVSAYAAAPRTGPEMMKRADAERVVSEYRDIIVLLEEKNDYLIAKWDSLEQNRKMHARDLTLARAIQRNILPREFPASERIRCAAHYQPIEGVGGDLYDVIALDRDIFLVIVADVAGHGVSSALIAAMLKAAIASYAVRYPSPGILLARINKNLVQQIPTAHFVTAVAAQFNCETDTLIYANAGHPQPLFRRGRTVSELPARGPILGTFPAVSYTEECMTLCPGDKFVFYTDGVTDLSGHADKREMFGGARLSESLAHHGALDIAGVVDGIKSDLASYTHRPDDDLTLLGVEISRKPPVRVNG